A single genomic interval of Acidobacteriota bacterium harbors:
- a CDS encoding DUF302 domain-containing protein: protein MKIEDFAYIVETKKRFDEAVISVRKAVENKGWAIFQVYDYKEILAVKGFKQKPLKIIEICSGKHANNFLNKNRLVSLCMPCKINVLEDNGEVKIIAMNPAIISQFFPEVNKKEAEEAGKDIKEIVDNAK, encoded by the coding sequence ATGAAAATAGAAGATTTTGCATACATCGTTGAAACGAAAAAAAGATTTGACGAAGCAGTTATTTCTGTAAGAAAAGCTGTAGAAAATAAAGGTTGGGCAATATTCCAGGTGTACGATTATAAAGAGATATTAGCAGTAAAGGGATTCAAACAAAAGCCATTAAAGATTATTGAAATTTGTTCAGGGAAGCATGCCAATAATTTCTTGAACAAAAATAGATTAGTCTCACTTTGTATGCCATGCAAAATAAATGTGTTGGAAGATAACGGAGAGGTGAAGATCATCGCAATGAATCCAGCAATTATATCTCAGTTCTTTCCAGAGGTGAACAAAAAAGAAGCTGAGGAAGCAGGGAAAGACATAAAGGAAATAGTTGACAATGCAAAGTGA